From Camelina sativa cultivar DH55 chromosome 20, Cs, whole genome shotgun sequence, the proteins below share one genomic window:
- the LOC104769844 gene encoding F-box/LRR-repeat/kelch-repeat protein At1g09650-like: METTRQGMSRKRCLRMESVLQLPHEVVERILEKLAVKSLLRFKSVSKQWRSTIESQFFQGRDLTHRQRSGDPDVLMVFERAYQLGTDTLRTLVLGSSSSVKIPAPWEETDNKLSNCVSHNSCDGLLCLFNPYKAFVVNPATRWYRALPPCNFQQPIHQSLFKLGHSFSRLGFGKDIFTNTYKPVWLYNSFGLGLENATTCEVFEYTTNAWRYVTPSAPYRVLAPVKPVFVDGSLYWLTDCKETKVVSFNLHTEAFQVISNAHFLNFSNPYTIVMCNLDKRLCVSERMFYNQVIWSFSSSYKTWDKMYSIDFGLTVFWHDGRGIPNYPSYALMPLAILKKKLLFYDPKLGQLFFTRDSEIKRDEVAFSARSSGLPVCYSLQENSRFATELCDARRSSQFCDRFASNLRERRRKLQIPRKICEGESVANLRGIYYSFASL, encoded by the coding sequence ATGGAGACGACAAGACAAGGAATGTCGAGAAAACGTTGCTTGAGGATGGAATCGGTGCTGCAGCTGCCACACGAAGTAGTAGAGCGAATCCTAGAGAAACTTGCGGTGAAGTCTCTGCTGAGATTCAAGTCTGTATCAAAGCAATGGAGATCAACAATTGAGTCCCAATTCTTCCAAGGAAGAGACTTGACGCATCGTCAGCGATCAGGAGATCCAGATGTTCTCATGGTGTTCGAACGAGCCTACCAGCTGGGCACTGACACCCTAAGAACCCTGGTGTTGGGTTCATCCTCATCGGTCAAGATCCCTGCTCCTTGGGAGGAGACGGACAACAAACTCTCTAATTGTGTTTCCCATAATAGCTGTGACGGTCTCCTTTGTCTGTTTAATCCCTACAAAGCTTTTGTGGTCAACCCTGCCACTAGATGGTATCGGGCTCTTCCTCCATGTAACTTTCAACAACCCATTCATCAATCTCTCTTCAAGCTTGGGCACAGTTTCTCTAGGCTTGGATTCGGTAAAGACATATTCACGAACACATACAAGCCCGTTTGGCTATACAACTCTTTTGGATTAGGCCTAGAAAACGCTACCACATGCGAAGTTTTTGAGTATACCACCAACGCTTGGAGGTATGTCACTCCATCTGCTCCTTATCGCGTTCTTGCTCCCGTTAAGCCCGTGTTTGTTGATGGGTCGCTTTATTGGTTAACCGACTGCAAAGAAACCAAAGTTGTATCTTTCAATCTTCATACCGAAGCTTTTCAAGTCATCTCTAATGCTCATTTTCTCAATTTCTCCAATCCTTACACGATTGTCATGTGCAACCTCGATAAACGCTTGTGTGTATCCGAGAGGATGTTCTACAACCAAGTGATATGGTCTTTCAGTTCAAGCTACAAGACATGGGACAAAATGTATTCCATAGACTTCGGTTTAACTGTTTTTTGGCATGATGGACGTGGTATCCCAAATTACCCAAGTTACGCTCTCATGCCACTAGCAattctgaagaagaagttgttgttttATGATCCTAAGCTAGGACAACTATTTTTTACTCGTGATTCTGAAATCAAACGGGATGAAGTTGCTTTCTCGGCTAGATCCAGTGGACTTCCTGTTTGttattcactacaagaaaacagtcgtTTTGCGACAGAACTTTGCGACGCCAGACGGTCCTCGCAATTTTGCGACAGATTTGCGAGTAACTTGCGCGAAAGACGACGAAAAttgcaaatccctcgcaaaatttgcgagggagaatccgtcgcaaatttgcgagggatttactatAGTTTTGCGAGTCTGTGA